A window from Festucalex cinctus isolate MCC-2025b chromosome 4, RoL_Fcin_1.0, whole genome shotgun sequence encodes these proteins:
- the drc8 gene encoding dynein regulatory complex protein 8 has product MAANTQSAEVEKKIRAAFEAFDYQSNSTVDVREIGTIIYSLGRFPSQADLHNFIAEVEEEEDQTGYIHLDRFLPAMTRVLMEQMFPPISEDVLLQAFEVLDEEHKGFLDPDDLSQFMMEEGEAFTQEEMDEMLTALTDHETNLIYSKDLLNHLIMDPEM; this is encoded by the exons atgGCGGCCAACACGCAAAGTGCAG AGGTGGAAAAAAAGATTCGAGCTGCTTTCGAAGCGTTTGACTATCAATCAAACAGCACGGTCGATGTCCG CGAAATTGGCACCATCATCTATTCTCTGGGTCGCTTCCCCAGTCAGGCAGACCTACACAACTTCATAGCTGAG gtggaagaggaggaggaccaAACAGGATACATCCACCTGGACCGCTTCCTCCCTGCCATGACCAGAGTTCTGATGGAGCAGAT GTTCCCTCCCATCTCCGAGGACGTTCTGCTCCAGGCGTTTGAG GTTCTTGACGAAGAACATAAGGGCTTCTTGGACCCAGATGATCTGTCACAGTTCATGATGGAGGAAG GTGAGGCCTTCACCCAGGAGGAGATGGATGAGATGCTGACTGCCCTCACTGACCATGAGACCAACCTGATTTACAGCAAAGACTTGCTCAACCATCTCATCATGGACCCTGAAATGTAG
- the cgref1 gene encoding LOW QUALITY PROTEIN: uncharacterized protein cgref1 (The sequence of the model RefSeq protein was modified relative to this genomic sequence to represent the inferred CDS: inserted 1 base in 1 codon) — MAVTVFLFITVATTCKTFNWSVSSQHAHWKEGCSIKFFFLVKLSLTPNETKSKQMKQAGSRCGRGRDTLAACVCVRACVRVCVCLLPESSTWPATHSXFHSVAVGSARLTQCRARGAFTYQQRLEEEALLLETGLIMDTHLIRLVPSVLVLALFLQVHLSQTAPQREDPETAHTDSKVLTNPFGLGEEERRLLQRYIELTSKDGVKINSRDEEVFYLFRLYDFDRSERLDGLEMMKLLSDYNSQNAPEDQANDMVVSLVDFLLQSQDVNRDGLLAPSELLSPPSVHTEDNNNMPVDDQKAKLDERMPDVDAKQEMMEAAKDEEKPVEHVQTHQEEVQQEVRAEEEHESIQHVDELKGQQVPEDFAAEQRHEQEVLVHQGRPEI, encoded by the exons atggcGGTCACCGTCTTCCtcttcatcaccgtggcaaccaCCTGCAAGACTTTCAACTGGTCAGTCAGCAGCCAACACGCGCATTGGAAAGAAG GGTGCTCAATTAAATTTTTCTTTCTTGTCAAGTTGTCACTCACgccaaatgaaacaaaatccaaGCAAATGAAACAAGCTGGATCTCGCTGTGGACGTGGCCGAGACACGCTggctgcgtgtgtgtgcgtgcgtgcgtgcgtgcgtgtgtgtgtgtgtctgctcCCGGAATCTTCCACGTGGCCCGCAACACACT CTTTCCATTCGGTGGCGGTCGGGAGCGCGCGCCTGACGCAGTGCAGAGCCCGCGGCGCGTTCACGTACCAGCAGCggctggaggaggaggcgcTACTACTG gaaacag GCTTGATCATGGATACACACCTGATCAGACTGGTCCCTTCAGTTCTGGTTCTGGCTCTGTTCCTGCAGGTTCACCTGTCCCAGACCGCACCTCAAAG AGAGGATCCAGAAACGGCTCACACTGATTCCAAAGTGCTGACCAATCCTTTTGGTTTAGGAGAGGAGGAGAGAAG GTTGCTGCAGCGTTACATTGAGTTAACAAGTAAAGATGGTGTTAAGATCAACTCGCGGGATGAAG AGGTGTTCTACTTGTTTCGTCTGTATGACTTCGACCGCAGTGAACGCCTGGACGGCTTGGAGATGATGAAGCTGCTGTCTGACTACAACTCCCAGAATGCACCTGAGGACCAGGCCAATGACATG GTGGTGTCCTTGGTGGATTTCCTTCTTCAGAGTCAGGATGTAAACCGAGATGGTCTCTTGGCCCCTTCAGAGCTGCTCTCTCCTCCATCAGTTCACACAGAG gacaacaacaacatgccTGTTGACGATCAGAAGGCGAAACTGGACGAGAGGATGCCAGACGTCGACGCCAAGCAGGAGATGATGGAAGCAGCCAAAGATGAAGAGAAGCCCGTTGAACATGTTCAGACTCATCAAGAGGAGGTGCAACAAGAAGTTAGAGCAGAAGAAGAACACGAGTCCATACAGCATGTAGATGAACTCAAGGGACAACAAGTCCCAGAAGACTTTGCAGCAGAGCAGAGGCATGAACAGGAAGTCCTTGTACATCAGGGCCGACCGGAAATatga
- the kcnk2a gene encoding potassium channel subfamily K member 2, whose translation MAAPDLLDPKTATHNTKPRLSFSTKSITLTPREESEVVATVMKRKTVTAIFLLIVLYLVMGAAVFRSLEQPHESAQRLAILTQKLDFLAKHSCVNHSQLEDLVKQVVSAIRSGVNPAGTLTNPSSLWDLSSAFFFAGTVITTIGFGNISPHTEGGRIFCIVYALLGIPLFGFLLAGVGDQLGTIFAKIIARVEKMFAHWDISQTKIRVISTLLFVLFGCLLFVALPAAIFQHIEGWSALESLYFVVITLTTIGFGDFVAGGSEIEYLDYYKPVVWFWILVGLAYFAAILSMIGDWLRVISRRTKEEVGEIRAHAAEWTANVSAELKETRRRVSVEIYDKFQRAASIKRKLSSELGFSPTPELALSRRTVSANHSEEREKSDKEAGLPGLASQLTRNCGLFMNGLDLERGDMAVVEHIK comes from the exons A TGGCAGCTCCAGACCTACTGGACCCCAAAACGGCCACTCACAACACCAAGCCCCGCCTCTCCTTCTCCACAAAGTCCATCACGCTGACTCCACGAGAGGAGAGCGAG GtggttgccacggtgatgaagaGGAAGACGGTGACCgccatctttcttttgattgtcCTCTACCTGGTGATGGGAGCGGCCGTCTTCAGGTCCCTGGAACAGCCACACGAAAG TGCTCAACGCTTGGCCATCTTGACTCAGAAGTTGGACTTCCTGGCCAAACATTCGTGTGTCAACCACAGTCAGCTGGAggatctggttaag CAAGTCGTGTCGGCCATCCGCTCGGGAGTGAACCCCGCCGGGACGCTCACCAATCCCAGCAGCCTGTGGGACCTGAGCTCCGCCTTCTTTTTTGCCGGGACTGTCATCACCACCATTG GCTTCGGCAACATCTCGCCTCACACGGAGGGCGGGAGAATCTTCTGCATCGTGTACGCTCTGCTGGGCATCCCGCTCTTCGGCTTCCTGCTGGCCGGCGTGGGCGACCAGCTGGGCACCATCTTTGCAAAGATCATCGCCAGAGTGGAGAAGATGTTTGCG CACTGGGACATCAGTCAGACGAAGATCCGGGTGATCTCCACGCTGCTCTTTGTGCTCTTCGGCTGCTTGCTGTTCGTGGCGCTGCCGGCGGCCATCTTTCAACACATCGAGGGCTGGTCGGCGCTGGAGTCGCTCTACTTTGTGGTCATCACGTTGACCACCATCGGGTTCGGGGACTTCGttgcag GGGGGTCAGAAATCGAGTACTTGGACTACTACAAACCAGTCGTGTGGTTCTGGATTCTGGTTGGACTGGCCTACTTTGCCGCCATCCTCAGCATGATTGGAGACTGGTTAAGAGTCATTTCAAGGAGGACCAAAGAAGAG GTGGGAGAAATCCGCGCCCACGCGGCCGAATGGACGGCCAACGTGTCGGCAGAGTTGAAGGAAACGCGCCGAAGAGTGAGTGTGGAAATCTACGACAAATTCCAGCGGGCCGCCTCCATTAAGCGCAAACTGTCGTCCGAGCTCGGGTTCAGCCCCACGCCAGAATTGGCGCTGTCGCGCAGGAcggtgtcagccaatcacagcgagGAGCGGGAGAAAAGCGACAAGGAGGCGGGGCTACCGGGGCTGGCGTCACAGCTGACGCGGAATTGCGGCTTGTTTATGAACGGTCTGGACCTGGAAAGAGGCGACATGGCCGTCGTTGAACACATTAAGTGA